A window of Desulfobulbus oralis genomic DNA:
CCTGGGCCTGCTTCTTGCCCATCCGGCTCAGGGTGGGCAGGCCGCGGGCCGCGGTGTCGACACTCATGCCGGGCACGGCAAAAAAGGAGCGGGCCGCCTTGTTGACCAGCGGCGAGGATGCATTCAACTGCGGGATGATCTGCAGGGCATGATCGATGGTGGCGCCGCGCATGGCCGCGAAGCTGCGGAAGGTCAGACCCGAGGCGAAGCTCAGGGATGAAATGGCCTCGATGGCCGGCATCACGTGCTGGGCGCCAAAGCCCGGTATGTCCGCCAGGGCCTCGTAGGAGCGGGCCTGCTCAAAGGAAAAACGCTGCACGGCCAGTGCTTCGCCCGCCTGCCGGATCAGGCCGTCGTCTGCGCCGCGGGTGGCGCATATCTTGCGAAAGATGCGCTGGGAGTTATAGTTCATACTGCCAACCAGGGCCTCTGCCGGGTCCCTGTGGCCCGCCTGCTCGCAGGCAGCCACGGTTTGCCGGGCGCTGACCGCATCAGCCGGGTTCGTGTCCGCAGCATGAAGGGGCGCCGCGTTCAGAGCCGGCAGACAGAACAGCCCCAGAACGCCAAGCAGTGTTTTGGCGCAGGCGTATTTTCTGACGAGGTACTTGGTGGTCTGCATGGAAAAATCCTGTATGAAATTCACTGTCCCTGATGGGGCCTGACTATCCTGCTGACTCCAGGGGGCGGCAGGCATGTGCGAGCTGAACGACAAAGCCACCTATGTACACCAGCGCACCCTTTGCTTCAATCATTTCCACAGCCTTGCACCCGCAATGAACCGGACTCTGATCGTTTTCGGCATCCTGCTGCTCGTGGCCGGTCTGGGCTGGCCCTGGCTGAAGCAGTTGCCCCTGGGCCGTCTGCCGGGCGACCTCCATATTGCCCGGGCCTCCTGCCGCCTGTTCCTGCCGCTCACCACCTGCCTCCTGCTGAGCGTCCTGCTCTCCCTTGTACTGTGGTTCATCCGGAAATAGGGGAACAGAGAAACGGCGGCTTTGCAGCAGCTCTGCCGGCTCGAGAATTGCCGCGGCGAGCGCAGGCCGCTTGCCGCTTTTTTCCCGGCAAACGGGGGACCGCCCACCGGAACCGGGGACTGCTGTGCGCCCAAACTGCTGCATGCGGCCCGGGAGCAGGGCCTGGTGCCCTTTGCCATGGCGGAATTTTTCTGGGGTAGCAGCGCTCCCGGACGCCCCAGAAGCCACGGCCAGTTCTACCTGCCCTGCGTCGAAAAGTGTCAGCCCATTCTGGGCTTTCTGCTCTGCGGCCTTGAGGCAAAAGGATGATGAACAGCATGCCTGAAAAATACTGCCTGTGCTCATGGCCTCCGGGCACGCACTTATTGCTTTGTAGTCATGCCTGCCGCCGATTCCGGTTCTGGCCTTGAGCTGCTCTACCTGGACCGGCACTGTGCGGTGGTGGACAAGCCGGGCGGGCTGCTGGCCGTGCCAGGCCGCGGGCCGGACAGGGAGGACTGCGTCACCTCCCGCCTGCAGCGGCTCTGCCCCTGGTGCATAGGGCAGCCCGCTGCCCACCGGCTGGACATGGACACCTCCGGCCTGATGGTTCTGGGTCTGAGTGCCGTGGCGCAACGCCATCTTTCCGCCCAGTTTGCCTCGCGCTCGGTGCAGAAAGGCTATGTCGCGCTGCTGGACGGGCCTGTGGCGGGCACATCCGGGACAATCCGCCTGGCCTTCCGGCTTGGATCCTGAAAACAGGCCGTACCAGATTTATGACCCGGTGCAGGGCAAAATGGGGCTGACCCTGTGGAAAAAGCTGTGGCAGGAAAAGGGGAAAACCTGTATGGCCCTGTACCCGCACACCGGCCGTACCCACCAACTGCGCCTGCACACGAGCCACCCTCTGGGGCTCGGCTGCCCCATCGTGGGCGACCGGCTGTACGGCAGTGGCCGGACGGCCGGCCAACTCTGCCTGCATGCCGCGTTTCTGGCCTTCCGTCATCCAGTCAACGGCCGGCTGCTGCGTTTTTATTCACCGCCGCCCTTTCTGGACGGGGCAGCGCTCGCCCGTCTGGCGGACGATTGGCTCGTGTAAGGGCTCGGAGCGCCAACCTGGAGGCCAACCATGTCGCTTGTCCTGTACACCCTTGCCGCTTTGTGCATGCTGGTCGGTCTGGCCGGCACGGTCCTGC
This region includes:
- a CDS encoding DUF2905 domain-containing protein; this encodes MCELNDKATYVHQRTLCFNHFHSLAPAMNRTLIVFGILLLVAGLGWPWLKQLPLGRLPGDLHIARASCRLFLPLTTCLLLSVLLSLVLWFIRK
- a CDS encoding pseudouridine synthase — encoded protein: MPAADSGSGLELLYLDRHCAVVDKPGGLLAVPGRGPDREDCVTSRLQRLCPWCIGQPAAHRLDMDTSGLMVLGLSAVAQRHLSAQFASRSVQKGYVALLDGPVAGTSGTIRLAFRLGS